In Stomoxys calcitrans chromosome 2, idStoCalc2.1, whole genome shotgun sequence, the following proteins share a genomic window:
- the LOC106091632 gene encoding protein takeout gives MFSLLGLKLILPTLFCLSVYAKFPTDPKPCSHGDTECVAKLIEFFIHEKSQGDASINLAGIDPLQIKEIHIKQGAESPVNIELDFKDNQIIGLKDAKVVKVKGFGKDLTKKHDIHLVVPQIDLVGNYKVDGKILILPISGKGTNNITLFNTDLRIQFTGVSMEKDGSTYMNIEKFRLDLDPKGMHFKIDNLFNGDKALGDNMNLFLNENWQDIFREIKASITSAFGQIFQSVISHVFTKYPYDKYFVE, from the exons CTACAGATCCAAAACCTTGTAGCCATGGTGACACAGAATGTGTGGCTAAACTGATTGAATTTTTCATTCATGAAAAAAGTCAAGGAGATGCTTCAATTAATCTGGCCGGCATTGATCCTTTGCAAATAAAGGAAATCCACATTAAACAGGGTGCAGAAAGTCCGGTCAATATCGAATTGGATTTCAAGGATAATCAGATTATTGGTCTAAAAGATGCCAAAGTAGTCAAAGTTAA AGGCTTTGGCAAAGATCTTACAAAGAAACATGATATCCATTTGGTAGTACCTCAGATCGATTTAGTAGGTAATTACAAGGTAGATGGCAAAATCTTGATTTTACCCATTTCCGGAAAGGGCACCAACAACATAACTCTAT TTAATACCGATCTGAGAATACAATTCACTGGTGTATCCATGGAAAAAGATGGCTCTACCTATATGAACATTGAAAAGTTCCGTCTGGATTTGGATCCCAAGGGAATGCATTTTAAAATTGACAATTTATTCAATGGCGACAAAGCCTTAGGCGACAATATGAATTTGTTTTTGAACGAAAATTGGCAGGATATTTTTCGGGAAATAAAAGCTTCAATCACCTCGGCATTTGGtcaaatatttcaaagtgttataTCGCATGTATTCACCAAATATCCTTACGATAAGTATTTTGTAGAATAA